AAAAAGTGTATTCCAAAAGGCAAGCAACAAGTTGGTTGATTGGGACGTCAGTTGTTAAGCCAAAAATAGCAAATCACAAGAGGAAATATACACCTGGTGATATAGTAGACGACGTAAAAAATGAGTATGGTGTTGATGTTTCTTATATGACGGCCTGGAGGGCTAGAGAAAAGGCAATGAATGAATTAAGAGGggaaccaacagaatcatacaAGAAGTTACCGGGATATGTGTACATATTGGATAAAACATACCCTGGATCACATGTGAGAATGCACAAATCACAGCAAAATGAGTTCTTGTATTTGTTAGAAGCACTTAAAGCGTTCATAAAAGACTTCGAGTGTTGTAGACCAATAGTTGTAGTAGATGGTTCCCACCTTAAAACTACATATAACGGTACATTCGTATTAGCCAGCACGTTGGATGGTGCAGGTAAGTGCCAACATGTTTAGATACATTTTTTTTCTGCTTCATGgtatatttcgttgtatttcatTGTAGTTCCAGTGTATTTCCAATATGATTTATGCTATATTTCActataaatacaaaaaacaTGTTTGTGCAGGTAATATTCTACCATTGGCATATGGTGTGATAGATTCAGAGAACGATAAGTCTTGGACGTGGTTCTTTGAGCAGTTCAAACAAGCTTATGGGAATAGGGATAACATGTGTGTTGTATCAGACAGACATGAGAGCATCATTAAGGCGGTGTCTAGAGTATATCCAATGTGCCACATTTGGTGTGCATATGGCATTTATGGAAAAATGTGACCAAGAAATACAAGTCGGCGATGAAGTATTGAGTCCGTATTCTATGCACTTGCAAAAGCATACAGTGCTGAGTTTGATAAGCTGATGGAGAAGATTGAGAAGGTTGATTTTCGGGTAAAAGAGTACTTGGAGGATGCTGGAAGGGAAAAGTGGGCTCGACTGTATTCACCCGTTAACAGAGGATGGACAATGACCTCAAATATAGCCGAATGTATTAATGGAAAATTGGTAGCAAGAGAGAGTTGCCTGTTTTCGATTTTCTTGAAGAAGTGAGAAAGATGTTTGGGAGATGGAATTGCACTAATAGGAGGAACGGTACATACACATTCACAACACTTGGAAAAGCATTCCAGCAATTAttgtcaataaatgaatgtaAATCTCTACGTATGACGGTATGTTACTGTATATTTTGTTGAAGTCTGCCTACAtatatttcaatatatttcagTATATTTTAGAAGGTACTTAAGTAATTCTGTTTGGATTGTATATTTCCATGTATTTCATATTATTTATCGTTGTTAATATTCAATGTATTATGGTCTGACACATTTCTTCTTGATTAGGTTGAACCATCAACTGAATATATGTGTACTGTAATTGATGAGGCAAGGCGTTTCATAATTGatcttaaaaagaaaacatgcaGTTGTCGGATGTTCCAAATGGACAAGATACCATGTCCACATGCATGGGCTATATTGAAGAGTAAAAGTCTTATGCCTGATGAATATTGCTCAGACCTATTCAAACCAAAGACAGTGATTAAGACGTATGATGTGCCGGTGGATCCTCTGCCTGACGAGAATGAGTGGAATATTCCCAAACACATATGTGATGAAGTTGTTTTGCCACC
This portion of the Lycium ferocissimum isolate CSIRO_LF1 chromosome 1, AGI_CSIRO_Lferr_CH_V1, whole genome shotgun sequence genome encodes:
- the LOC132064989 gene encoding uncharacterized protein LOC132064989; this encodes MANYTIRKRFNFRTEGSNAISYTLVCCSTDCHWKFRASSIANSEMFRVRSFHNEHTCPLKEKVYSKRQATSWLIGTSVVKPKIANHKRKYTPGDIVDDVKNEYGVDVSYMTAWRAREKAMNELRGEPTESYKKLPGYVYILDKTYPGSHVRMHKSQQNEFLYLLEALKAFIKDFECCRPIVVVDGSHLKTTYNGTFVLASTLDGAGNILPLAYGVIDSENDKSWTWFFEQFKQAYGNRDNMCVVSDRHESIIKAVSRVYPMCHICAEFDKLMEKIEKVDFRVKEYLEDAGREKWARLYSPVNRGWTMTSNIAECINGKLVEPSTEYMCTVIDEARRFIIDLKKKTCSCRMFQMDKIPCPHAWAILKSKSLMPDEYCSDLFKPKTVIKTYDVPVDPLPDENEWNIPKHICDEVVLPPRYKRPPGRPKKKRDKPLMETMIGKRRNACSTCGRLGHNRRSCSNEPRKK